TCAGCGGGTCGCGGTCGACCACGACGAGATCGGCCACGTCGCCGGGGAACAGGGCCGAGCCGGTGTGCGATCCGCCGTCGGTGGAGGCGGCGAGGGCGGTCGCGGCATCCACGCCCTCTTCGGGGCGCCAGGCCGGGCGCCCGTCGCGGGTCCGGAACACGGCGGCAGCCATCGCTGCCCACGGATCCAGCGGGGCGACAGGCGCATCGGATCCGAAGAAGAGGTTGGCGCCGGATGCCGCCAGCGAACGCAGCGCGTACGGGATGCCGGTCTGCGTCGCCCAGATCGTGTCGGTCATGTCGCGGTCATCGATCGCGTGCTCCGGCTGCACGCTGGCACCGACGCCGAGGCGCGCGAAGCGGGGGATGTCGACGTGGGCGACCAGCTGTGCGTGCTCGATGGTGCCGGTCGCACCGGTGGTCGCGAAGGCGTCGAGCGCGTGCGAATTCGCGACGTCGCCGATGGCGTGCACGGCGCACGCCAGCCCTCCCCCTGTGGCGCGGGTCATCAGCTCCGCGAGCGTTTCCGGGGGCACGGTGAGCAGCCCGTGGTTGTGGGGGTCGCCGGGATAGGGGTGCGAGCATGCTGCCGTGCGGGTGCCGAGCGAGCCGTCGGTGATGATCTTCAGCGGCCCGACGCGGACGAGCCCCGCCCGATCCAGCGCGTCGCCCGACGCCAGCCTCTCCGCCAGGGCGCGGTCGAGCTGCGCCGGATAGATGCCGAAGCGGACGCGGGCGGCGTCGAACCCGGCATCCAGGCGGCGGCGCCACGCATCCGCATTCCACGCCATGTCGAGATCGACGATGCCCACGATCCCGCGCGCAGCGGCGTCGTCGAGTGCCGCCGTCACCAGCCGGTCGCCGACGCGAGGATCGGCGGCGTTCAGTCGACGGGAGATCTCGAACGCGGGTTCTTCCCGCAGCACACCGGTCTCATCGGCCGTGAAGCCCTCGCGTCGCAACGCCGCGGTGTTGAGCCACACGCTGTGCACGTCGGCGTTGATCAGGTACGTGGGCACATCGCCGGTCGCCGCGTCGAGAGCCGCGACGGTCATCTCGTCGGGCCACAGCGCATCGCGAAAGCCGGTGCCGATACGTCGACCGTCGCCGAGCGGCGCCGCACCGGCCATCTGAGCGGCGGCCTCTGCGGCCGATCTGACTCCGCCCAGCGCCACGCGCTGCGCGACGAGCGCCCACTGGACGGTGTGCACGTGGTGGTCCCAGAGCCCCGGGATCACCCAGCCGCCATCCGCGTCGAGCACCTCGCCGCGTCGGGGAAGGGCGCGCACCGGGGCGATGTCGACGATCCGCCCCTGGGCGAGGTGGATGTCGACCGGGTCGTCACCGAACGGGTCGAGCCGGTCGGCACCGGTGAGGCGGGCGTTGGCGATGACGTCGACGGTCGCGCCTCGCGGCGGCATCCCGTTCACAACTCCTCCTCAGGACGCGTCGACGGCGCAGGTG
The DNA window shown above is from Microbacterium laevaniformans and carries:
- a CDS encoding amidohydrolase; its protein translation is MPPRGATVDVIANARLTGADRLDPFGDDPVDIHLAQGRIVDIAPVRALPRRGEVLDADGGWVIPGLWDHHVHTVQWALVAQRVALGGVRSAAEAAAQMAGAAPLGDGRRIGTGFRDALWPDEMTVAALDAATGDVPTYLINADVHSVWLNTAALRREGFTADETGVLREEPAFEISRRLNAADPRVGDRLVTAALDDAAARGIVGIVDLDMAWNADAWRRRLDAGFDAARVRFGIYPAQLDRALAERLASGDALDRAGLVRVGPLKIITDGSLGTRTAACSHPYPGDPHNHGLLTVPPETLAELMTRATGGGLACAVHAIGDVANSHALDAFATTGATGTIEHAQLVAHVDIPRFARLGVGASVQPEHAIDDRDMTDTIWATQTGIPYALRSLAASGANLFFGSDAPVAPLDPWAAMAAAVFRTRDGRPAWRPEEGVDAATALAASTDGGSHTGSALFPGDVADLVVVDRDPLSADEASLRATVARATTIEGRLTHVS